A genomic window from Scatophagus argus isolate fScaArg1 chromosome 17, fScaArg1.pri, whole genome shotgun sequence includes:
- the c19h1orf109 gene encoding uncharacterized protein C1orf109 homolog isoform X1: MSSPALLSLHQALRKGFQSLENIQKVWSSVLAECSPLLGSLGNLAEQSRALSNVQLSDTPLRVFPDLEERLRFKLLQAMDTVLGKLNEKMSSLQSCRDSISNQVSAVLQLYEHNRDSLDVLTVTERSTTIPSLSDMLEWLQDAERHYRQQFLRRKTLLQTLRPDDLSLLESAPTRWKSLESPSAEDHITDTLCKVSFFVESQ, translated from the exons ATGTCCAGTCCTGCACTCCTTTCACTCCATCAAGCGCTGAGGAAAGGCTTTCAGAGTCTTGAAAACATTCAGAAGGTATGGAGTAGTGTGCTGGCCGAGTGCAGCCCTCTCCTCGGATCTCTCGGGAATTTGGCAGAGCAGTCGAGAGCGCTTTCTAACGTCCAGCTCTCCGACACCCCGCTCAGAGTCTTTCCTGACCTGGAGGAACGGCTTCGCTTTAAGCTCTTACAGGCCATGGATACAGTCCTGGGCAAGCTCAATGAGAAGAT GTCTTCTCTCCAGTCTTGCAGAGATTCCATCAGTAACCAGGTCTCTGCAGTCCTCCAGCTCTACGAGCACAACAGAGACAGCCTGGATGTGCTCACCGTAACCGAGCGCTCGACCACCATCCCGTCACTGTCTGACATGCTGGAGTGGCTGCAGGATGCCGAGCGTCACTACCGACAGCA ATTTCTGAGGAGGAAGACTCTGCTGCAGACACTGAGACCTGATGATCTCTCCCTTTTAGAGTCTGCTCCCACAAGATGGAAATCCTTGGAGTCTCCCAGTGCAGAAGACCACATCACAG ATACACTTTGCAAAGTGTCCTTTTTTGTCGAGTCCCAGTGA
- the c19h1orf109 gene encoding uncharacterized protein C1orf109 homolog isoform X2: MSSPALLSLHQALRKGFQSLENIQKVWSSVLAECSPLLGSLGNLAEQSRALSNVQLSDTPLRVFPDLEERLRFKLLQAMDTVLGKLNEKMSSLQSCRDSISNQVSAVLQLYEHNRDSLDVLTVTERSTTIPSLSDMLEWLQDAERHYRQQFLRRKTLLQTLRPDDLSLLESAPTRWKSLESPSAEDHITG, translated from the exons ATGTCCAGTCCTGCACTCCTTTCACTCCATCAAGCGCTGAGGAAAGGCTTTCAGAGTCTTGAAAACATTCAGAAGGTATGGAGTAGTGTGCTGGCCGAGTGCAGCCCTCTCCTCGGATCTCTCGGGAATTTGGCAGAGCAGTCGAGAGCGCTTTCTAACGTCCAGCTCTCCGACACCCCGCTCAGAGTCTTTCCTGACCTGGAGGAACGGCTTCGCTTTAAGCTCTTACAGGCCATGGATACAGTCCTGGGCAAGCTCAATGAGAAGAT GTCTTCTCTCCAGTCTTGCAGAGATTCCATCAGTAACCAGGTCTCTGCAGTCCTCCAGCTCTACGAGCACAACAGAGACAGCCTGGATGTGCTCACCGTAACCGAGCGCTCGACCACCATCCCGTCACTGTCTGACATGCTGGAGTGGCTGCAGGATGCCGAGCGTCACTACCGACAGCA ATTTCTGAGGAGGAAGACTCTGCTGCAGACACTGAGACCTGATGATCTCTCCCTTTTAGAGTCTGCTCCCACAAGATGGAAATCCTTGGAGTCTCCCAGTGCAGAAGACCACATCACAGGTTGA
- the cldn35 gene encoding claudin-4, with protein sequence MVNTGMQLISFTCAVTGWIMAIAVTALPQWKVSAFIGSNILTSEIKWEGIWMNCIYQTTGHMQCKTYDSMLALPPDIQAARALMCLAIFMGWLSCTVSCCGMKCTTCAGDDRRAKAGIALSGGVLFILTGLCVLIPVSWTANTVIQDFYNPNVPLMHKRELGQAIYLGWAAAVILMISGAVLSSTCPLMERGGRYRRGYIGRSFANSPATAPDPPKPITTNNLPLKEYV encoded by the coding sequence ATGGTGAACACTGGCATGCAACTGATCAGCTTCACCTGCGCGGTGACTGGCTGGATCATGGCGATCGCCGTCACGGCCCTGCCTCAGTGGAAGGTCTCGGCCTTCATCGGCAGCAACATCCTGACCTCAGAGATCAAGTGGGAAGGCATCTGGATGAACTGCATCTACCAGACCACTGGTCACATGCAGTGCAAGACCTACGACTCCATGCTGGCCTTGCCTCCGGACATCCAGGCGGCCCGCGCTCTCATGTGCCTGGCCATCTTCATGGGCTGGCTCTCCTGCACCGTGTCCTGCTGCGGCATGAAGTGCACCACCTGCGCCGGTGATGACCGCCGGGCGAAGGCGGGTATCGCGCTCTCAGGCGGGGTTCTCTTCATTCTGACCGGCCTGTGCGTGCTGATTCCTGTTTCCTGGACTGCTAACACTGTCATCCAGGATTTCTACAATCCCAACGTGCCCTTGATGCACAAAAGAGAGCTGGGCCAGGCGATCTATCTGGGCTGGGCAGCTGCAGTTATTCTGATGATCAGCGGGGCCGTGTTGAGCAGCACCTGCCCCCTCATGGAGAGGGGTGGCAGGTACCGAAGGGGCTACATAGGCCGGAGCTTTGCAAATTCACCCGCCACAGCACCTGATCCCCCAAAACCCATCACAACTAATAATCTACCATTAAAGGAGTACGTttaa